The nucleotide sequence CCGCGATCCCGCCAATCAAATGTTCTGCGGCGATGCCCAGCTCGCCGCCGCTGCCGAGAAATTGAGCGGAGCGATCGAAGCGCGGCTGGCTCGCTTGCCCGATCGCCTGCCCGCGATCGAAGAGAATGCGATCTGGATCCGCCAGCGCAGTCTCGGTTGCGGAATCATCGGCCAGGCTGCGGTTCGCTACGAGGATGTCGAACGGGTCAAGGCCTGCCTCCTCAAGGTGACCGAGGAGCGCGCCGCCATCCTGCGCGATCCCGATTTCGACTGCCTCGCCGCCAACACGGCGGCGGGCGCGCTGATCTGCGCCGACCCGGCGCTGGCGCTGACCGAAACGGAGCTCAACAAAGAGGTCCTCGGCCTGATCAACAAGCTGAACCCGACCGAGGCGCGCTTTGCCTTCGCCGAGTACGGACGCTGGACCAGGGAGCGCGACCGCAAATGCAATCTGGTCGGCAAGGAGAACGTGCCGCTTGCTGAGCTTTCGCCCGCGGAAGATTGTCTCGCCGACTACCTGAGCAGCAAGACCGCGGAGATCGCCGCCGCCAAAGGCGATCCGAAGAAGGTGTTCGGCCGGCAGATCGCGGCGCAGCTCCCCGACACCGATGCCGTCGACTTCTGCGCGGCGCGAATTCATGCGGCGAGTTCATGCGGCAACTTCGTCCGGATCAACCGCGTCTTCGCGGTCGACAGTCAGGTGACCGAGCAGGAGGCACAGGTCACCGGCGAGATCGAAATGGTCGTGCTGGCGCCCTTCACCGCCTGCAGCAAGATTGCCTCGACCTGCACCGGCACCTGCTGGGACACGAGGTCCGGCCGTCCGCAGCCGGGCGCCGCCAACAGGGAGCGCTCCGCAGAAGCCTTC is from Bradyrhizobium sp. ISRA430 and encodes:
- a CDS encoding lysozyme inhibitor LprI family protein → MRFIVLTVLALLASPAFAQSGTSDRSIADKLPLFTKNNCAQNRDPANQMFCGDAQLAAAAEKLSGAIEARLARLPDRLPAIEENAIWIRQRSLGCGIIGQAAVRYEDVERVKACLLKVTEERAAILRDPDFDCLAANTAAGALICADPALALTETELNKEVLGLINKLNPTEARFAFAEYGRWTRERDRKCNLVGKENVPLAELSPAEDCLADYLSSKTAEIAAAKGDPKKVFGRQIAAQLPDTDAVDFCAARIHAASSCGNFVRINRVFAVDSQVTEQEAQVTGEIEMVVLAPFTACSKIASTCTGTCWDTRSGRPQPGAANRERSAEAFNVTRRLRIQRTFAFVKAADGWRCREDELAPVNSGIASGGS